One Erysipelothrix amsterdamensis DNA window includes the following coding sequences:
- a CDS encoding Ltp family lipoprotein yields MKQSNKFGIVFLILLMLVGCGQTKTVPLKAITVDHENLGITLPELEQHVVQNLKERMKSSKESFQIYGENIYTLNLKHDVNIMARLVDEYVTEVYFTVDYDIRETEDATEIGRFIGESLSELSKDLMPSVNLKEVINTSSDRYQDFKLEDVYYRSDLIDDSTIFYGDAVSDHIQFYNVFSKKYATTAMTQLGFRYTEFSDDLEYTAHQKELNDEAKKVEEEKIKKDQEEADKKEQEKKEKAAQAKKSEKPALSMSQINANRKAREYLNYSAFSRTGLIEQLEFEGFSEDDSTRAADSTNTNWNLQAAQKAQDYLDYTSFSRDGLIEQLEFEGFSNEEALYGVEKVGY; encoded by the coding sequence ATGAAACAGTCGAATAAATTTGGAATTGTGTTTTTGATTTTATTAATGCTTGTTGGGTGTGGCCAAACAAAAACCGTGCCACTTAAAGCTATAACAGTTGATCATGAAAATTTGGGTATAACACTTCCAGAATTGGAACAACATGTTGTACAGAATCTAAAAGAACGCATGAAATCATCCAAAGAATCATTTCAGATTTACGGAGAAAATATTTATACGCTAAACCTTAAACATGATGTAAATATTATGGCTCGCTTGGTTGATGAATATGTGACTGAAGTCTATTTTACGGTAGATTACGATATTAGAGAAACAGAAGATGCCACTGAAATCGGTCGGTTTATTGGGGAATCACTCAGTGAGCTTTCAAAAGATTTAATGCCTTCAGTGAATCTTAAAGAAGTTATTAATACATCCAGTGATCGATATCAAGATTTTAAACTTGAAGATGTATATTATCGTTCGGATTTAATTGATGATAGTACCATTTTCTATGGTGATGCAGTCTCCGATCATATTCAGTTTTATAATGTATTTTCAAAGAAGTATGCTACGACTGCAATGACACAACTGGGATTCCGATATACTGAATTTAGTGATGATCTTGAATATACAGCGCATCAAAAAGAGCTCAATGATGAGGCTAAAAAGGTTGAGGAAGAAAAAATCAAAAAAGATCAAGAAGAGGCTGATAAGAAAGAGCAAGAAAAAAAAGAGAAAGCAGCACAAGCTAAAAAATCTGAGAAACCAGCGCTTTCGATGTCTCAAATTAATGCGAATCGAAAGGCAAGAGAATATTTAAACTATAGTGCATTTTCACGTACGGGTCTGATCGAACAACTTGAGTTTGAAGGATTTAGTGAAGACGATTCAACGCGTGCCGCTGACAGTACAAATACAAATTGGAATTTACAAGCTGCTCAAAAAGCACAGGATTATCTTGACTACACGAGTTTTTCGCGTGATGGTTTAATCGAACAACTTGAATTTGAAGGGTTCAGTAATGAAGAAGCGCTGTATGGCGTTGAAAAAGTAGGATATTAA
- a CDS encoding IS3 family transposase: MKKSEGNRKGAIFSKAKQEVKYLAVQELHHKHGWSIQWMCKVLKIARSSYYKWTHRVETSNEIENHELCNLILDYDELFGHILGYRRMTDWINELNSVQYNSKRIHRLMKMLGVKSVIRQKSKKYSRSTPEITAENILNRNFFAAKPNEKWLTDVTEFKIKGSSKKLYLSAIIDLYDLSVVAYQISDRNNNQLVFDTYHKAIARYPEAKPLFHSDRGFQYTSRAFRKQLEDQGVMQSMSRVGHCIDNGPMEGFWGTIKSEMYYPNEFSTRSELKKAIEVYIDFYNNKRLQKRFKNKTPMMVRTEALGTETPVVYAIPTNKKIEAYWSNIREKQMQSLVA, from the coding sequence ATTAAAAAAAGTGAAGGAAATCGAAAGGGGGCGATATTCTCCAAAGCAAAACAAGAAGTAAAGTATCTCGCAGTGCAGGAACTACATCATAAACATGGCTGGAGTATTCAGTGGATGTGTAAGGTACTTAAAATCGCAAGAAGTAGTTATTATAAATGGACGCATCGTGTTGAAACAAGCAATGAAATTGAAAATCATGAGCTTTGCAATCTCATTCTTGATTATGATGAACTATTTGGACATATCTTAGGCTATCGACGCATGACGGATTGGATCAATGAGTTGAATAGCGTTCAATATAACTCGAAGAGGATTCATAGACTCATGAAGATGCTAGGGGTGAAATCAGTGATTCGTCAAAAGTCTAAAAAATATTCACGAAGCACTCCTGAAATCACAGCTGAAAATATTTTAAATCGAAATTTCTTTGCCGCAAAACCGAATGAAAAATGGCTGACAGACGTCACAGAATTTAAGATTAAAGGTTCAAGTAAGAAACTATATCTCAGTGCGATTATTGATCTTTATGATTTAAGTGTTGTGGCGTATCAAATAAGTGATCGGAACAATAATCAACTTGTGTTTGATACTTATCATAAAGCTATCGCGAGATATCCAGAGGCAAAACCTTTATTTCACAGTGACCGCGGATTCCAATACACAAGTAGGGCATTTAGGAAACAGCTAGAAGATCAAGGAGTGATGCAAAGTATGTCTAGAGTGGGACATTGTATTGATAATGGTCCTATGGAAGGATTTTGGGGAACAATCAAATCAGAAATGTACTACCCTAATGAATTCAGTACAAGAAGCGAATTGAAGAAAGCAATTGAAGTGTATATTGATTTTTATAACAACAAGAGACTTCAGAAACGCTTCAAAAACAAAACACCAATGATGGTTCGAACTGAAGCGCTAGGAACAGAGACACCTGTAGTCTACGCGATTCCAACTAACAAGAAGATTGAAGCTTACTGGTCAAACATTAGAGAAAAACAAATGCAGTCACTTGTAGCATAA
- a CDS encoding GntR family transcriptional regulator, with protein sequence MRDYMSDVISMIDLNQNLPLNQIIYEGLRSAIIHGVIPMGERINEKHYAQALNVSRTPIREALHRIQNEEIVQYVPNYGIVVTTFTHEDVYEIYQIRTALDILATTNAMRLMTPEREAAMETLLTETEAAQAVGDVEKVIAMSKEFNTMIYRFAEMPRLETIQNRLRDYIIRFRDISLKADSRRAKALHEHRLIFRCLKNNDVEQVQMVITEHLLESRDFILLEMDRQLQYEKK encoded by the coding sequence ATGAGAGATTATATGAGTGATGTCATTAGTATGATTGATTTGAATCAAAATCTTCCCTTGAATCAAATCATCTATGAAGGGTTGCGATCCGCAATTATTCATGGTGTGATTCCAATGGGAGAACGTATCAATGAAAAGCATTATGCCCAAGCACTAAATGTGAGTCGAACGCCGATACGAGAGGCGTTACACCGAATTCAAAACGAAGAGATTGTTCAATATGTGCCAAATTATGGCATTGTTGTTACAACGTTTACTCATGAGGATGTCTATGAGATTTACCAAATCCGAACGGCTTTAGACATTCTCGCAACCACAAATGCAATGCGACTGATGACACCAGAACGGGAAGCTGCTATGGAGACCTTATTAACGGAGACAGAAGCGGCACAAGCTGTGGGGGATGTTGAGAAAGTCATTGCAATGTCGAAAGAGTTTAATACGATGATTTATCGTTTTGCGGAAATGCCGCGGTTAGAAACAATTCAGAATCGACTTCGAGATTATATCATTCGATTCCGAGATATATCATTAAAAGCGGATAGTCGTCGTGCTAAAGCACTCCATGAACACCGACTCATTTTCAGATGTTTAAAAAATAATGATGTCGAACAAGTTCAGATGGTCATTACGGAACATCTTCTAGAATCTCGGGATTTTATTCTTTTAGAAATGGACCGACAATTACAATATGAAAAAAAATGA
- the citG gene encoding triphosphoribosyl-dephospho-CoA synthase CitG: MKKNDLVLLALKSLILEVSLYPKPGLVDPMDSGSHDDMDYNMFLESCFALVPGFEAYFDAGLNHRGTLPELFEVIRNVGIENEKAMFHATENVNTHKGANFLYGVVIAAIAFMNMPNLKTLREGIQAMTSGLVDAELKSLTVYKTHGERMFCDYGFTGIRGEVEAGIPHVFEVALPMLDSDNDKLVARKKALLALMQSNNDTNMLKRGGIEGLEFGKSRAHSSYQDLDEHLIQMNYEFIERNLSPGGTADLLALSIFIQMYRDQRLKDAD, translated from the coding sequence ATGAAAAAAAATGATCTTGTATTACTTGCTTTAAAGTCTTTAATTTTAGAAGTCAGTTTATATCCGAAACCTGGATTGGTAGATCCTATGGATTCGGGATCACATGATGATATGGATTATAATATGTTTTTAGAAAGTTGTTTTGCGTTGGTTCCTGGATTTGAAGCATACTTTGACGCTGGACTCAATCATCGTGGAACATTACCGGAACTTTTTGAGGTAATACGAAACGTTGGTATCGAAAATGAGAAGGCAATGTTTCATGCGACGGAAAATGTTAATACGCATAAAGGTGCTAATTTTCTATACGGTGTGGTTATCGCTGCTATTGCTTTCATGAACATGCCCAATTTAAAGACGCTAAGGGAAGGGATTCAGGCCATGACATCAGGACTTGTTGATGCGGAGCTTAAGTCACTTACAGTTTATAAGACCCATGGAGAGCGCATGTTTTGTGACTACGGGTTTACTGGAATACGTGGTGAGGTAGAAGCTGGGATTCCTCATGTCTTTGAAGTGGCATTACCAATGTTAGATTCTGATAACGATAAGTTAGTTGCCCGAAAGAAAGCATTGCTTGCTTTAATGCAGTCAAATAATGATACGAATATGCTTAAACGTGGGGGGATTGAAGGTCTTGAATTTGGGAAGTCCCGTGCACACAGTTCTTACCAAGATTTAGATGAACATCTTATTCAGATGAACTACGAATTTATCGAACGTAATTTAAGTCCTGGAGGTACTGCAGATTTACTGGCTTTAAGTATTTTTATTCAAATGTATCGTGATCAACGATTAAAGGATGCTGATTAA
- a CDS encoding biotin transporter BioY produces the protein MNVKDLALSSLFSVFIIIGSMIKIPVPFVPFTLQVLAICLSALLLTRKQAVMAVLIYIIMGFIGLPVFAGGMSGPNIVMSPTFGFILGFIPMVYIINTLYHKLPKNRRFLAFVAGETILYTLALPILYFNLKTYHGIALPISKLFISYCFMFIPTDVLSMTLSAFIASRMPEHIKNKKDA, from the coding sequence ATGAACGTTAAAGATTTAGCCCTATCATCCCTATTTTCAGTATTTATCATTATTGGATCCATGATTAAAATTCCGGTTCCATTTGTACCCTTTACACTTCAGGTCTTAGCAATTTGCTTAAGTGCACTTTTATTAACTCGAAAACAAGCGGTAATGGCAGTATTAATATATATAATAATGGGATTTATTGGTTTACCTGTTTTTGCTGGCGGAATGTCAGGCCCAAATATCGTTATGTCACCAACATTTGGTTTTATCTTAGGATTTATTCCCATGGTTTATATTATTAACACCTTATATCATAAATTACCTAAAAACCGCCGTTTCCTTGCCTTTGTAGCCGGAGAAACCATCCTTTATACACTTGCCCTTCCAATTTTGTATTTTAATCTTAAAACCTATCACGGAATTGCATTACCCATTTCAAAATTATTTATTTCATACTGTTTCATGTTTATTCCTACAGATGTGTTATCTATGACTTTGAGTGCATTTATCGCATCACGAATGCCCGAACACATTAAAAATAAAAAGGATGCTTAA
- a CDS encoding biotin--[acetyl-CoA-carboxylase] ligase produces the protein MKPKTVLDLLIEHEDAFISGEHIGDILHMTRANVWKEVDKLRKKGYTISSVRNRGYKLVHNANNLSRAAIRSHLQYELIKDVYCYDSVPSTNSSAKAMIPETFTNPFLVVTDHQSEGRGRKGRSFYSPTKNGIYMSLAFVPTLSLEDTQLITIIAALAVKEALYTLYQLDVDIKWLNDIYLDGKKLAGILTEGEIILESNQYRYLILGIGLNVFHDSNLPQELNEIYTSLDQHIQTDIDRNKLIATITDSFFNLYTDFPHNRKTIIHDYRSSCFIINHYIYINQDFSQRFYVKDIDEKGQLIVCDEDQNIRTLNSGEVSIQGEKKYER, from the coding sequence ATGAAACCAAAAACCGTTCTCGATTTACTCATTGAACACGAAGATGCATTTATCAGCGGTGAACATATCGGCGACATCCTTCATATGACACGTGCCAATGTATGGAAAGAAGTCGATAAACTTCGTAAAAAGGGATATACCATTTCATCCGTCCGAAACCGTGGTTACAAGTTAGTTCATAACGCAAACAATTTATCCCGTGCTGCAATCCGCAGTCATTTGCAATACGAATTGATTAAAGATGTTTACTGTTATGACAGCGTTCCTTCCACAAATTCTTCGGCTAAAGCGATGATTCCTGAAACCTTTACGAATCCCTTTTTGGTGGTTACCGATCATCAAAGTGAAGGACGTGGACGCAAAGGACGTTCGTTTTATTCACCAACAAAAAACGGTATCTACATGAGTCTCGCTTTTGTACCGACGCTTTCTCTAGAAGATACTCAGCTCATTACGATTATTGCTGCTTTAGCAGTGAAAGAAGCCCTATACACTTTATACCAACTCGATGTCGATATAAAATGGCTTAACGACATCTACCTTGATGGCAAGAAACTTGCAGGCATCCTTACAGAAGGTGAGATTATTTTAGAAAGCAATCAATACCGTTATCTCATTTTGGGTATTGGACTCAATGTTTTCCATGATTCAAACCTTCCTCAAGAATTGAATGAGATTTATACATCACTCGATCAACATATCCAAACGGACATTGATCGCAATAAACTCATCGCAACCATCACAGACAGTTTCTTTAACCTCTATACAGATTTTCCGCATAATCGTAAAACCATCATTCACGATTATCGCTCATCATGCTTTATCATCAATCATTACATTTATATCAATCAAGACTTCTCACAACGGTTCTACGTAAAGGATATTGATGAAAAAGGTCAACTCATTGTTTGTGATGAAGACCAAAATATTCGTACATTAAACTCAGGAGAAGTAAGTATTCAAGGAGAAAAAAAATATGAACGTTAA
- the citX gene encoding citrate lyase holo-[acyl-carrier protein] synthase has protein sequence MNEVTLEAMLDAREKRVQTIADLKKQFPTQSIISFKLNIPGPTKSTPNYQWAFKQGIFELDQFAKCYDCQLENHTGPEAYYISDLKAETVKEAMVNLEDTHPLGRLFDLDVEGINRKDLGIAPRKCLICDDDAHGCSRSRKHTLDTVIDTINTLIENVKSSQ, from the coding sequence ATGAATGAAGTAACTTTAGAAGCAATGCTTGATGCCCGTGAAAAACGTGTACAAACAATTGCTGACCTCAAAAAACAATTCCCTACCCAATCAATCATCAGTTTTAAACTGAATATTCCAGGTCCTACTAAATCAACGCCCAATTATCAGTGGGCATTCAAGCAAGGAATCTTTGAATTGGATCAATTCGCGAAATGTTATGACTGTCAACTTGAAAATCATACTGGTCCTGAAGCTTATTACATCAGCGATTTAAAAGCTGAAACGGTGAAAGAAGCCATGGTCAACCTGGAGGATACACATCCGCTTGGTCGCCTTTTCGATCTTGATGTCGAGGGCATCAATCGTAAAGATCTGGGGATTGCACCGCGTAAATGTCTTATTTGTGATGATGATGCACATGGATGCAGCCGAAGTCGCAAGCATACCCTTGATACCGTAATCGATACAATCAATACCCTCATCGAAAACGTGAAATCGTCACAATAA
- the citC gene encoding [citrate (pro-3S)-lyase] ligase: MIKKLYIKSNPSVKEKWLNLLMQEGIREESTLDETYGYYNDEDELIATASRYQNVIKCVAVDSTYQGGSLFNEIISHVMNQNVQEGFFKHYVYTKPGCKKGFEYLGFHEIESVDHTLVFMEKAITGFDVFIKNLESLNQNAPNTAAIVMNANPFTLGHQFLVEKAASESKYVYVFVLSEEMSAFKAAQRIELVRQGTAHLKNVKVLPTENYMVSSATFPSYFLKEDDDVTFVQARLDARVFAHHIAPALNITKRYVGSEPFSNATNIYNEALQEEFKGKLDLEIVNRIGNEESIISATKVRSLLAEENLDAVRHFVPETTFAFFISEEGRQVIAALKGA; the protein is encoded by the coding sequence ATGATTAAAAAACTCTATATCAAATCAAATCCAAGCGTTAAGGAAAAATGGTTAAACCTCTTAATGCAAGAAGGCATTCGAGAGGAATCTACCTTAGATGAGACTTACGGATATTATAATGATGAAGACGAACTGATTGCGACAGCATCACGATATCAAAATGTTATCAAGTGCGTCGCGGTAGATTCGACGTATCAAGGTGGATCACTCTTTAATGAAATCATTTCTCATGTCATGAATCAAAATGTACAAGAAGGGTTCTTTAAACATTATGTTTATACAAAACCAGGGTGCAAGAAAGGTTTTGAGTATCTCGGCTTTCATGAGATTGAATCTGTAGATCATACACTTGTTTTTATGGAGAAAGCCATCACAGGTTTTGATGTTTTTATTAAAAACCTCGAATCCTTAAATCAAAACGCGCCCAACACTGCCGCAATCGTCATGAATGCCAACCCATTCACCTTGGGTCATCAATTTCTGGTAGAAAAAGCGGCTTCCGAAAGCAAATACGTCTATGTTTTTGTATTGAGTGAAGAAATGAGTGCATTTAAAGCAGCACAACGTATTGAGCTTGTACGTCAAGGAACTGCACATCTTAAAAATGTGAAAGTCCTTCCAACTGAAAATTATATGGTTTCAAGCGCTACCTTCCCTTCTTACTTTTTAAAAGAAGATGATGATGTGACCTTTGTCCAAGCACGACTTGATGCCCGTGTATTTGCCCACCACATCGCTCCAGCCCTAAACATAACCAAACGTTATGTCGGTTCTGAGCCGTTTTCAAATGCCACAAACATCTATAATGAGGCCTTGCAGGAAGAATTTAAGGGAAAACTTGATTTAGAAATTGTCAATCGTATCGGAAATGAGGAAAGTATTATTTCCGCAACCAAGGTCCGTTCACTGCTCGCTGAAGAAAACCTTGATGCCGTGCGACACTTTGTCCCAGAAACAACCTTTGCATTTTTTATCAGTGAAGAAGGCAGACAGGTAATCGCGGCATTAAAAGGAGCTTAA
- the citD gene encoding citrate lyase acyl carrier protein — protein MEIKHSAIAGTLESSDVQVMVEPSTDGVSVELNSSVIKQYGAQILETVHEVLDTLEVKDAKIVVQDQGALDCTIKARVQTAVLRASDTVDNLPWGSKL, from the coding sequence ATGGAAATAAAACACAGCGCAATAGCAGGTACATTAGAATCAAGTGATGTACAAGTTATGGTGGAACCTTCTACAGATGGAGTCTCTGTAGAATTAAACAGTAGTGTCATAAAACAATATGGCGCTCAAATTCTTGAAACGGTTCATGAAGTCTTAGACACATTAGAAGTCAAAGATGCGAAAATTGTCGTTCAAGATCAAGGTGCTTTAGATTGTACAATCAAAGCACGCGTACAAACTGCTGTTCTTCGTGCAAGCGATACAGTCGATAACCTACCTTGGGGGTCTAAATTATGA
- a CDS encoding aldolase/citrate lyase family protein — protein MKNRIRRTMMFLNAQRASLVKDVYVYKPDCVILDLEDAVSESEKDSARVQLYHTLKSVDYHGVERWVRINPATTTYYHEDIRAAIAGGCEGIRLPMTETKEEIYDVERLMAEAEKEFGREVGSTMLMAAIESPLGVINAYEICTASPRMMGVALSAGDFTRTMRATRTKTGEELFMARSMLVIAARAAGIMAFDTVHTDLNDFESLEKETRLVKDMGFDGKSIISPRQIATIHKVFTPTQKEIEHALHIVEGVKESAAKGIGVLIVDGQMVDVAHVEGAKRTLELAQAAGVYKGDLI, from the coding sequence ATGAAAAATAGAATTAGACGTACGATGATGTTCTTAAATGCACAACGAGCTTCACTTGTGAAAGATGTTTATGTTTACAAGCCAGATTGTGTCATTTTAGACTTAGAAGATGCTGTTTCAGAAAGTGAAAAAGATTCAGCACGTGTTCAACTTTACCACACGTTAAAATCAGTGGATTATCATGGTGTAGAACGTTGGGTTCGTATTAATCCCGCAACAACAACGTATTATCATGAAGATATTCGTGCAGCGATTGCAGGCGGTTGCGAAGGAATTCGTTTACCAATGACCGAAACTAAAGAAGAAATTTATGATGTGGAACGCTTAATGGCGGAAGCAGAAAAAGAATTCGGTCGTGAAGTGGGATCAACAATGTTAATGGCAGCCATTGAATCACCACTTGGCGTAATCAACGCATATGAAATCTGTACTGCAAGTCCACGTATGATGGGGGTTGCATTAAGTGCAGGTGACTTTACACGTACCATGCGTGCGACACGTACTAAAACGGGAGAAGAGCTCTTTATGGCTCGATCAATGCTTGTGATTGCAGCACGTGCTGCAGGCATTATGGCATTTGATACAGTGCATACAGACCTTAATGATTTCGAAAGTCTTGAAAAAGAAACACGATTGGTTAAAGACATGGGATTTGATGGGAAGTCAATTATCTCACCAAGACAAATTGCGACAATCCATAAAGTCTTTACACCAACTCAAAAAGAAATCGAACATGCTCTACATATCGTAGAAGGTGTTAAGGAAAGTGCTGCGAAAGGTATTGGAGTTCTTATTGTTGATGGACAAATGGTTGACGTTGCCCACGTTGAAGGGGCAAAACGTACCCTTGAACTCGCTCAAGCAGCAGGCGTATATAAGGGGGATTTAATATGA